One genomic window of Stigmatella ashevillena includes the following:
- a CDS encoding MXAN_6640 family putative metalloprotease, giving the protein MKALALMLLLGAGGSPVRPLHEVPEAMSGQLVAGERPTDPSAPLPRFEPGETVESLVSPGGRFRLHFSRSGPNAVAAADSDGNGVPDSVEVAARMYDRVAAFYGGLGYRLPPEDTALPGGSNGGDEKFDVYLVDFALRADGAYRMDGCLGVGTNCVGHILQENDFVGYSYRSYEEAVATLASHEFFHAVQAVYHTGLGIVAGEGTAVWATERFEPALDDLEHFSSSYMTRPDRTLVVDPDGPAQSFSYGSSLFFQFLGERFGDGLIRSLWEESVLSPSAPWPELLETCLRRDWGSDFDRAFAEFAQWNLSTGSHWQAGPGGYARGAGYAELVLAPKALPVDETSVRVAPAATRYFEVAGGAETVSVVFLPREGDETGALHLMVAAHAPQAVLRVARAEGLGPLTVQLPAQDATRVSVAVVDGRRQGTGRYGRLCVAHSATATPCGELSPDAGTPDGGGTPEEPQEPGPSKGCQAAPGGWWVGMLLAGGLLRMRRRTSSRLLAGPPAGAGQRADEG; this is encoded by the coding sequence ATGAAAGCCCTGGCGCTGATGCTGCTCCTGGGCGCCGGAGGCAGTCCTGTCCGGCCCCTGCACGAGGTGCCAGAAGCGATGTCTGGGCAACTCGTGGCGGGGGAACGTCCCACGGATCCGTCAGCGCCCCTGCCGCGGTTCGAGCCTGGAGAGACCGTGGAGTCCCTGGTCTCCCCGGGCGGGCGTTTCCGTCTCCATTTCTCCCGCAGTGGGCCCAACGCGGTGGCTGCGGCGGACTCGGATGGCAACGGGGTGCCGGACTCGGTCGAGGTCGCGGCGCGGATGTACGACCGCGTCGCGGCTTTCTACGGGGGGCTGGGCTACCGCTTGCCGCCTGAGGACACCGCGTTGCCGGGAGGCAGCAACGGGGGGGATGAGAAGTTCGATGTGTACCTGGTGGATTTCGCCCTGCGCGCGGATGGCGCCTACCGCATGGATGGGTGCCTCGGGGTGGGCACGAACTGCGTGGGCCACATCCTCCAGGAGAACGATTTCGTCGGCTATTCCTACCGCTCCTACGAGGAAGCGGTGGCCACGCTGGCGAGCCACGAGTTCTTCCACGCGGTGCAGGCGGTCTACCACACGGGGCTGGGTATCGTGGCGGGCGAGGGCACCGCGGTCTGGGCCACCGAGCGCTTCGAGCCCGCCTTGGACGATCTGGAGCACTTCTCCTCCTCCTATATGACGCGTCCAGATCGCACCTTGGTGGTGGATCCGGACGGTCCCGCGCAGTCGTTCAGCTATGGCTCCTCCCTCTTCTTCCAGTTCCTGGGGGAGCGTTTCGGGGATGGGCTCATCCGCTCGCTCTGGGAGGAGAGTGTCCTTTCGCCCTCGGCGCCTTGGCCGGAGCTGCTGGAGACGTGTCTGCGCCGTGACTGGGGCTCGGACTTCGACCGGGCCTTCGCCGAGTTCGCTCAGTGGAACCTGTCCACGGGCTCGCACTGGCAGGCAGGGCCAGGGGGGTACGCGCGCGGTGCGGGCTACGCGGAGTTGGTTCTCGCGCCCAAGGCGCTCCCGGTGGATGAGACCTCGGTGCGGGTGGCGCCCGCCGCGACCCGTTACTTCGAGGTGGCGGGGGGGGCTGAGACGGTGTCGGTGGTCTTCCTGCCCCGCGAGGGGGACGAGACAGGCGCGCTCCACCTGATGGTCGCGGCGCACGCGCCTCAGGCGGTGCTGCGGGTGGCTCGGGCGGAAGGGCTGGGTCCTCTGACCGTTCAACTGCCTGCCCAGGACGCCACCCGTGTGTCCGTGGCGGTGGTGGATGGACGTCGGCAGGGCACGGGACGGTATGGAAGGCTCTGCGTGGCGCACTCGGCCACGGCCACACCGTGCGGAGAACTCAGCCCGGATGCGGGCACTCCTGACGGGGGAGGGACTCCTGAAGAACCTCAGGAGCCCGGCCCCTCCAAGGGGTGCCAGGCGGCGCCGGGGGGATGGTGGGTGGGGATGCTCCTGGCCGGAGGGCTGTTGCGCATGCGGAGGCGGACCTCTTCAAGGCTTCTCGCGGGTCCTCCCGCGGGGGCGGGACAGCGAGCGGACGAAGGCTGA
- a CDS encoding HmuY family protein, which produces MYSSPNDSMRKRGQSRFLPAFALLVMSLALVNCSEDDDSSDAEPEPKCAPAAVRCTEESIDLLDLLTTVSTGAMREDSTTAGEFHTYVDARAGGSPQTQSYTYARFTKQGLTRVEIDDQAALASMNWDISFRRFIIRVNSGVSGPSCTLVARTPDGTTFESVTTVDSSWEFKSEGYLTETCELITHEAGLGPATEMGSFWTYQSCLAMSGNVFVVRLADGRHVKIQVTHYYDPEPQEVCNRTGSAPAPNGAAQVRVRWAFLP; this is translated from the coding sequence ATGTACTCCTCTCCCAACGATTCGATGCGGAAGCGCGGACAGTCCCGGTTCCTTCCGGCGTTCGCCCTCCTGGTGATGTCCCTGGCGCTGGTGAATTGCAGCGAGGACGATGACTCTTCCGACGCAGAGCCTGAGCCGAAGTGTGCTCCAGCCGCGGTGCGCTGCACCGAGGAGAGCATCGATCTGCTCGATCTGCTGACCACGGTATCGACGGGCGCGATGCGAGAGGACAGCACCACCGCAGGCGAGTTCCACACGTATGTGGACGCGCGGGCCGGCGGCTCTCCGCAGACTCAGTCTTATACGTATGCCCGTTTTACCAAGCAGGGCCTGACCCGGGTGGAGATCGATGACCAGGCGGCGCTGGCGTCGATGAACTGGGACATCTCCTTCCGGCGCTTCATCATCCGGGTGAACAGTGGCGTCTCCGGTCCCTCGTGCACCCTCGTGGCGCGGACCCCCGACGGAACCACCTTCGAGTCGGTGACCACGGTGGATTCGTCCTGGGAGTTCAAATCCGAGGGCTACCTCACGGAGACTTGTGAATTGATCACCCATGAGGCGGGTCTGGGGCCCGCGACGGAGATGGGAAGCTTCTGGACGTACCAGTCCTGTCTCGCCATGAGTGGGAACGTCTTCGTGGTGCGCTTGGCGGACGGCCGTCACGTGAAGATTCAGGTGACGCACTACTACGATCCGGAGCCGCAGGAGGTCTGCAACCGGACGGGAAGCGCGCCTGCACCCAACGGCGCGGCGCAGGTTCGCGTCAGGTGGGCTTTCCTGCCATGA
- the tgt gene encoding tRNA guanosine(34) transglycosylase Tgt: protein MAVRFELVTTDPTGARAGVLHTRRGSFATPMFMPVATHAAFRHLGTEEVWDTGSRILLANTYHLMLRPGAEVFRKFGGIHPFMRWDGAILTDSGGFQIFSLPEDRLITEKGAQFRSFYDNSRQMLSPESSIAMQQAINSEIMMVLDVCIDSRTDEAGTREAMERTHRWAVRSLAAKDKVATGQALFGIVQGGVHPRLRDESAEFLTRLPFDGFAIGGLAVGETKEERETMTARATASLPTDKPRYLMGVGTPTDLLEAVMRGVDMFDCIIPTKMAQQGYAYTFDGLVRITRMVYRLDDTPLDPACDCPVCTRYTRGYLQHLMRGKHHLGSRMLSVHNVRHYQKLMGKLREAILQGSYAQTYRELKAAIAPPKDLRGESAPAAATLKEVG, encoded by the coding sequence ATGGCTGTCCGCTTCGAACTCGTCACCACGGACCCCACCGGGGCCCGTGCCGGGGTGCTCCACACGCGCCGCGGCTCCTTTGCCACCCCCATGTTCATGCCGGTGGCCACCCATGCCGCCTTCCGCCACCTGGGCACGGAGGAGGTGTGGGATACGGGGAGCCGCATTCTGCTGGCCAACACCTACCACCTGATGCTCCGGCCCGGGGCGGAGGTGTTCCGCAAGTTCGGAGGCATCCACCCCTTCATGCGGTGGGATGGGGCCATCCTGACGGACTCGGGGGGGTTTCAGATCTTTTCGCTGCCGGAGGACCGGCTCATCACCGAGAAGGGCGCGCAGTTCCGCAGCTTCTACGACAACAGCCGTCAGATGCTCAGCCCCGAGTCGAGCATCGCCATGCAGCAGGCGATCAACTCGGAAATCATGATGGTGCTGGATGTGTGCATCGACTCGCGCACGGACGAGGCGGGCACGCGCGAGGCGATGGAGCGCACCCACCGGTGGGCCGTGCGCAGCCTGGCGGCCAAGGACAAGGTGGCCACGGGCCAGGCGCTGTTCGGCATCGTCCAGGGCGGCGTCCATCCGCGCCTGCGCGACGAGAGCGCGGAGTTCCTCACCCGGTTGCCGTTCGATGGCTTCGCCATTGGTGGGCTGGCCGTGGGGGAGACCAAGGAGGAGCGCGAGACGATGACCGCGCGGGCCACGGCCTCGCTGCCCACCGACAAGCCGCGCTACCTGATGGGGGTGGGCACGCCCACGGACCTGCTGGAGGCGGTGATGCGGGGCGTGGACATGTTCGACTGCATCATCCCCACGAAGATGGCGCAGCAGGGCTATGCGTACACCTTCGACGGGCTGGTGCGAATTACCCGCATGGTCTACCGGCTGGACGACACCCCCTTGGACCCGGCCTGTGACTGTCCGGTGTGCACGCGCTACACGCGCGGCTACTTGCAGCACCTGATGCGGGGCAAGCACCACCTGGGGTCGCGGATGCTGTCCGTCCACAATGTGCGCCACTACCAGAAGCTGATGGGCAAGCTGCGCGAGGCGATCCTCCAGGGCAGCTATGCGCAGACGTACCGGGAGCTGAAGGCCGCCATCGCCCCGCCGAAGGACCTGCGCGGAGAGAGCGCTCCCGCGGCGGCGACGCTGAAAGAAGTGGGCTGA
- a CDS encoding ABC-F family ATP-binding cassette domain-containing protein produces the protein MFNIINVSKAFGPKKLFEDVNVSFSPGRRYGLTGPNGAGKSTFMKILAGDEEADMGTISRPKRLGILRQDHFRYEQDRVLDVVLMGNKPLWEAMQEKNALLAKADITEEDGNRLGELEGVIAEEDGYVAESDASTLLVGLGILESFHEGPMRQLTGGLKLRVLLAQALFGKPQGLLLDEPTNNLDIESIRWLQNFLTEYEGVLITISHDRHFLNVICTHIADIDYETIISYTGGYDDMVMQKAQIRSRVESETDEKKKKIAQLQDFVARFSAGTRASQVQSRKKQIEKLRSEDLKRSNIARPFIRFDQKLVSGKQTLMIEGIHKSFDGVQVVKPFTALVCKGERICVIGRNGVGKSTLVRMIAGQLEPDGGSVKWGHQATLGYLPQDHHGTIRKGTTAFEWMRDINTKLTNEEISGVLGRMLFSGEERMKPTDTLSGGETVRLLLSKLMLTQDNVLVFDEPTNHLDLESISALAEGLKKFEGTVIVVTHDQELISEVATRIWSMKEGQEVVDYNGPYAEFMEKHAADTDVRRR, from the coding sequence ATGTTCAACATCATCAACGTCTCCAAGGCTTTCGGGCCCAAGAAGCTTTTCGAGGACGTAAACGTCTCGTTCTCGCCGGGCCGCCGCTACGGCCTCACCGGCCCCAACGGGGCGGGCAAGTCCACGTTCATGAAGATCCTCGCCGGGGACGAGGAAGCGGACATGGGCACTATCTCCCGGCCCAAGCGCCTGGGCATCCTGCGGCAGGACCACTTCCGCTATGAGCAGGACCGCGTCCTAGACGTGGTGCTCATGGGCAACAAGCCCCTGTGGGAGGCCATGCAGGAGAAGAACGCGCTGCTGGCCAAGGCCGACATCACCGAGGAGGACGGCAACCGCCTGGGCGAGCTGGAGGGCGTCATCGCCGAGGAGGACGGCTATGTCGCCGAGAGCGACGCGTCCACCCTGCTGGTGGGCCTGGGCATCCTGGAGAGCTTCCACGAGGGCCCGATGCGGCAGCTCACCGGCGGCCTCAAGCTGCGCGTGCTGCTCGCGCAGGCGCTCTTCGGCAAGCCCCAGGGGCTGCTGCTCGACGAGCCCACGAACAACCTGGACATCGAGTCCATCCGCTGGCTTCAGAACTTCCTGACGGAGTATGAGGGCGTCCTCATCACCATCAGCCACGACCGGCACTTCCTCAACGTCATCTGCACCCACATCGCCGACATCGATTACGAGACGATCATCTCGTACACGGGCGGCTATGACGACATGGTGATGCAGAAGGCGCAGATCCGCAGCCGCGTGGAGTCCGAGACCGACGAGAAGAAGAAGAAGATCGCCCAGCTCCAGGACTTCGTCGCCCGCTTCAGCGCCGGCACGCGCGCCTCCCAGGTGCAGAGCCGCAAGAAGCAGATCGAAAAGCTGCGCAGCGAGGACCTGAAGCGCTCCAACATCGCCCGGCCCTTCATCCGCTTTGACCAGAAGCTGGTCAGCGGCAAGCAGACGCTGATGATCGAAGGCATCCACAAGTCCTTCGACGGGGTGCAGGTGGTGAAGCCCTTCACCGCGCTGGTGTGCAAGGGGGAGAGGATCTGCGTCATCGGCCGCAACGGCGTGGGCAAGTCGACGCTGGTGCGGATGATCGCCGGGCAACTGGAGCCGGACGGGGGCAGCGTCAAGTGGGGCCACCAGGCCACCCTGGGCTACCTGCCGCAGGATCACCACGGCACCATCCGCAAGGGCACCACCGCCTTCGAGTGGATGCGCGACATCAACACCAAGCTCACCAACGAGGAGATCTCCGGTGTGCTCGGGCGGATGCTCTTCTCGGGCGAGGAGCGGATGAAGCCCACGGACACGCTGTCCGGAGGCGAGACGGTGCGGCTGCTCCTCTCCAAGCTGATGCTGACGCAAGACAACGTGCTCGTCTTCGACGAGCCCACCAACCACCTGGATCTCGAATCCATCAGCGCCCTGGCCGAGGGGCTCAAGAAGTTCGAGGGCACGGTCATCGTCGTGACCCACGACCAGGAGCTCATCTCCGAGGTGGCCACGCGCATCTGGTCGATGAAGGAGGGCCAGGAGGTGGTCGACTACAACGGGCCCTACGCGGAGTTCATGGAGAAGCACGCCGCGGACACGGACGTCCGCCGCCGCTGA
- a CDS encoding prenyltransferase has product MTVNVLTQRLLELGRVKFLLYSPILYTVGAIIPTLGGGSIDALRFIHGVAFTWITHLMTHYCNEYYDLEPDRANKAPSPWTGGSRVLVKGLLEPKLSLHIAYALAGVSLVLALLMPTLSARVLCLLAIFFSWEYSAPPFKLEALGLGEFTVTLVLNTLVPLLGYCLQSGGLQPHPLLLVLIPLGIIEYIRMMVMNMADWESDAKTWKKTLVVRIGIENAVKVHGVGMVLAYLSLIPLYRVGVPLIVILALASTAYMGLRYAYRLQKGAWRKKATMWIIPYVASTHNGLGGSAALIGMILLKPGFSPSALEFFPLYLYLGGFFLLKFMARLKQQQTVAA; this is encoded by the coding sequence ATGACCGTGAATGTTCTCACCCAGCGTCTTCTGGAGCTCGGCCGCGTCAAGTTTCTGTTGTACAGCCCCATCCTGTACACCGTGGGAGCCATCATTCCCACCCTTGGGGGTGGCTCGATCGATGCCTTGCGCTTCATTCACGGCGTGGCCTTCACGTGGATCACGCACCTGATGACGCATTACTGCAACGAGTACTACGATCTGGAGCCAGACCGGGCCAACAAGGCGCCCTCGCCCTGGACAGGGGGCAGCCGGGTGCTTGTCAAAGGGCTGCTGGAGCCCAAGCTCTCGCTGCACATCGCTTATGCGCTGGCCGGGGTCTCTCTCGTGCTTGCGTTGCTCATGCCCACGCTCAGCGCCCGTGTTTTGTGTCTGTTGGCCATCTTCTTCTCGTGGGAATACAGCGCCCCCCCGTTCAAGTTGGAGGCGCTGGGCCTGGGCGAGTTTACGGTCACGCTGGTGCTCAACACGCTGGTGCCACTGCTCGGCTATTGCCTCCAGAGTGGTGGCTTGCAGCCCCATCCCTTGCTCCTGGTGCTCATCCCGCTGGGCATCATCGAGTACATCCGGATGATGGTGATGAACATGGCCGACTGGGAGAGCGACGCGAAGACCTGGAAGAAGACCTTGGTGGTGCGCATCGGCATCGAGAACGCCGTGAAGGTTCATGGCGTGGGGATGGTCCTGGCGTACCTCTCGTTGATTCCGCTCTACCGGGTGGGCGTGCCGCTCATCGTGATTCTCGCCCTGGCATCCACCGCGTACATGGGGCTGCGCTACGCCTACCGGCTCCAGAAGGGAGCCTGGAGGAAGAAGGCGACGATGTGGATCATCCCCTATGTGGCGTCTACCCATAATGGGCTCGGGGGCTCGGCGGCGCTCATCGGCATGATTCTGCTCAAGCCGGGCTTCTCGCCCTCCGCGCTCGAGTTCTTCCCGCTGTATCTCTACCTGGGGGGCTTCTTCCTCCTGAAGTTCATGGCGCGCCTGAAACAGCAGCAAACCGTGGCGGCGTAG
- a CDS encoding UbiA family prenyltransferase — protein sequence MTGRGYKELVAEGRQWLLGIRQGGPWLPGIPWPRFVGLIIEAMRPHYFAFGVGAALAGAAAVREPSGSARVALAAFVAGTGWGVGQLINDLLDRDTDAVNAPGRPLADGRLPAGPAIGTALVLGLVLLVALLAIHPVAWMLGPAAVVLLVGYNKAKGIPLVGNLIFGAINTVAAALGVLARLPSSEEALSSALTALAGALPLLGLILGINAWFVLANYEKDRLGDRAAGYKTLPLLMGVRASAFVRAVSLPALACGILRLEASPEMPGAVALTGAAVLGGLSVLPSLLKGTDEAALRGYRLAVPASLLAMLGLAAPLLGGLGLAIAALASVALMEATFLRTHNP from the coding sequence ATGACGGGCAGGGGCTACAAGGAACTCGTGGCGGAGGGAAGACAGTGGCTCCTCGGCATCCGCCAAGGAGGCCCCTGGCTGCCGGGCATTCCCTGGCCCCGCTTCGTAGGATTGATCATCGAGGCGATGCGTCCCCACTACTTCGCCTTCGGGGTGGGGGCCGCGCTCGCGGGAGCCGCGGCCGTGCGAGAGCCCTCGGGTTCCGCGCGTGTGGCGCTCGCGGCCTTCGTCGCGGGCACGGGCTGGGGGGTGGGCCAGCTCATCAATGATCTGCTCGACCGGGACACGGACGCGGTCAATGCCCCTGGACGCCCCCTCGCGGATGGAAGGCTCCCCGCAGGCCCGGCGATCGGGACTGCCCTGGTCCTGGGACTGGTGCTGCTCGTGGCGTTGCTGGCGATCCACCCAGTCGCTTGGATGCTCGGGCCCGCGGCCGTGGTGCTGCTGGTGGGTTACAACAAAGCCAAGGGCATCCCCCTGGTCGGCAACCTCATCTTTGGAGCCATCAACACCGTCGCGGCGGCGCTTGGCGTTCTGGCGAGGCTGCCCTCCTCTGAAGAGGCCCTGTCCTCGGCGCTCACCGCGCTCGCGGGGGCCCTGCCCCTGCTGGGGCTCATCCTGGGCATCAACGCCTGGTTCGTCCTGGCCAACTACGAGAAGGATCGCCTCGGAGACCGGGCCGCGGGCTACAAGACACTCCCCCTGCTCATGGGCGTCCGCGCCAGCGCCTTCGTGCGCGCCGTGTCGCTGCCTGCCCTGGCCTGCGGCATCCTCCGGCTCGAGGCCTCGCCGGAAATGCCCGGTGCGGTGGCACTCACGGGGGCCGCGGTGCTGGGCGGGCTCTCCGTGCTCCCCTCGCTCCTGAAGGGCACGGACGAGGCCGCGCTGCGCGGTTACCGCCTGGCGGTCCCCGCCTCCCTCCTGGCCATGCTGGGACTGGCGGCGCCCCTGCTGGGCGGCCTCGGATTGGCGATCGCCGCGCTCGCCAGCGTGGCGCTGATGGAGGCCACGTTTCTGCGAACGCACAATCCCTGA
- a CDS encoding lipid A deacylase LpxR family protein — protein sequence MRLLLLVAMVWVQAPAEASLGALTLQTDNDLYVSSRDRHYTSGLQLAWTSAADAAPGWMVRLARLSGNEVDSRVHWMLALGQNIYTPAGVGLRVRRYRDRPYGGWLYGSWGLIRASPEGFDAATLHLGMVGEASLAKPSQELLHRVLGMKPPLGWEKQLRNEPGMALLLTRQLRLVRPPAEDRAGFELTAHGNACLGNVFTYAGAGLGIRWGKGLARDFGHARISPGLPGASTFERREGWAWSLFVGSEARLVARNLFLDGNTFTDSASVPRRVLVADVEAGASLTYQNVRLTYAYVVRSEEFTGQKGVDVFGSISLAFIP from the coding sequence ATGCGACTGCTGCTGCTGGTGGCCATGGTGTGGGTGCAGGCCCCAGCGGAGGCGTCGCTGGGAGCGCTGACCCTTCAAACGGACAATGATCTCTACGTGTCGAGCCGGGACCGGCACTACACCAGTGGCCTCCAACTGGCGTGGACTTCGGCGGCGGACGCGGCGCCCGGATGGATGGTGCGGTTGGCCCGCCTCTCGGGAAATGAGGTGGACTCACGGGTGCACTGGATGCTGGCGCTCGGGCAGAACATCTATACGCCGGCCGGGGTGGGCCTGCGTGTGCGGCGCTACCGGGACCGTCCCTACGGCGGGTGGTTGTATGGCTCCTGGGGGTTGATCCGTGCTTCGCCCGAGGGGTTCGATGCCGCCACGCTTCACCTCGGAATGGTGGGAGAGGCCTCCCTGGCCAAGCCTTCTCAAGAGTTGCTTCACCGTGTTCTGGGAATGAAGCCGCCCCTGGGATGGGAGAAACAACTGCGCAACGAGCCGGGGATGGCCTTGTTGCTCACCCGCCAGCTTCGCCTGGTGCGCCCCCCGGCCGAGGACCGGGCAGGGTTCGAGCTGACCGCGCATGGCAACGCGTGCCTGGGCAATGTGTTCACGTACGCAGGGGCAGGCCTGGGGATTCGCTGGGGCAAAGGGCTGGCGCGCGACTTCGGCCATGCGCGCATCTCGCCAGGCCTGCCAGGGGCCAGCACCTTCGAGCGCCGCGAGGGGTGGGCCTGGTCCCTCTTCGTGGGAAGCGAGGCCCGCTTGGTGGCGCGCAACCTCTTCCTGGATGGCAATACCTTCACCGACAGCGCCAGCGTTCCCCGGCGGGTGCTGGTGGCGGATGTCGAGGCGGGCGCGAGCCTCACGTACCAGAACGTCCGTTTGACCTATGCCTATGTGGTCCGCAGCGAGGAGTTCACCGGCCAGAAAGGGGTGGATGTCTTTGGCTCCATCAGCCTGGCGTTCATCCCCTGA